A stretch of DNA from Pseudomonadota bacterium:
CTAAATTCCTGAGTATTCGTAGTAAGTTATCCAAGGTTCGGACTCTTCTTATTCTTGTTCACTTTTAAATGTAGCACGTTTTATGCCGTTTTTTTGTGAACTCTGCGAGGTGTTCCTTATATATAAGGTCTTTCTTTAAGGGGGAGCGTTGCAGAATAGCCAGTTTACTTGAAGTTGTATGGCATGAAATGAAGATGTGTCAGGGATGTGTGATTTTTTTGTGAATAAGTTTATGTGTTGAAAAATCAGTGATTTATATGTGTGTCAGGAATTCTCTTTGTGCGCGTGTGTATAAAAAAATGTTGCAAGTGATGGCTCGCCCAGAGCTTGTGACAAAGAGTGTGGACGACACATAAAAAATCGTTCATACTTGTATGCATGATGTTTGGCAGGTAGCCAGGCTAAAATAAAATGATCCAAGTAGGAGAAATGATCATGATCACAATTAACACTAACATTAGTGCAATGACTGCCCAGCGTTACCTGGGTACAAGTTCTATGCGCAGTGCGTCTTCACTATCTAAACTATCGTCTGGTTCTCGTGTACCAAACGCTAAAGATGATGCAGCATCTCTATCTATCGGTAGTGGTCTTCGTCTAGATGTGAGTGCACTACGTTCTGCACAAATTAACGCGCAACAGGCGAACTCTATGCTTCAGATTGCTGATGGTGCTTACAGCCAAATCAGTGACATTCTGGTACGTATGAAGTCTCTAACAACGACAGCACAGTCTGACCAAATTTCTAACACAGAGCGTGGTTTCCTGGACCAGGAGTACACAGCTCTACGTAACGAGATTGACCGTATTGCCGGTACGACTGACTTTAACGGTATTCAGCTTCTTGGTGGTTCAGCGACAACTGGTTTGAACTCTGCCGGTACTGGTATTGATAACACGACTGGTTTTGTTGGTTACACGTTTGATGACAACATTGTTGGTGCGGGTGCAACGTTTGAAGTGTCTTTCAACAGCGCGAACAACGTTCTTTCTGTACTTAACACAGGTACAAACGAGTACCAGTCTCTAGACGTAAATGCTGTAGCTTCTGGTGAAACAGATTCTTACAACTTTGACCAACTTGGTGTAGAGATCACTCTAAGTGATGCGTTTGATACAACTGCTGACATTAACGCTGGCTTCGGGGGCGCGGCATCTGCTCAGTTTGATACTGCTGCTGTTGGTGGCGGTGTAGCTGCGGCTAACCTTGACTTCCAAGTTGGTATTAACAACGGTGACGTTATTAACATCTCTATCAACACTGGTAACTTTAGTGACCTTATTGGTGGTGGTACGCCAACGGATATCTCTACTCAAGTTAACGCTCAGGCGGCAACAAGTGAGATTGATACTGCGATGGATGCTGTTAACGCTGCACGTGCGGAAATTGGTTCTCTACAGAACCGACTAGACTTCGCATCGTCTAACCTTGCAACTTCTATTGAAAACACTGAGGCGGCTCGTTCTACTCTTATGGACGTTGACGTTGCGGCTGAGATCACTCGCTTTACAAGTGAGCAGGTTCTTATCCAATCTGGTGTATCAATGCTTGCACAGGCAAACCAGCAGCCTTCACTTCTTCTCCGTCTGCTTCAGTAGACCGGGACGACGTAAGGTCGAAACTTTGAAAGGCTTCCTTCGGGGAGCCTTTCTTTTTTGTTTCTTATCAGGCTTACCATCCCAGCATGCTCACGCCGTGCCTTGCGCACCTGCACCTTGCCTGCCACTGGCTGCTTTGTTTTATGTTTAGCTACCCCGCCGCATGCGCTGCATGTTGTTGCGGAAAACCCTGCGGGGCAGCATCGAAAGCGCTGACGCTTTCGGCTACGCTTTGCTTCGCAAAGTACTAGGAAACACTAGATGTACCCGCCTAGTTGAGCGCGAACCGAATAGGTGAGTCGCAGGCCTCAGGGCCTGCGGGCGGCAAAAAGAATCCTTTTGGAATTGCGGACAAGGCCAAAAGACACAAAAATTTTTTTGCTAAGATATAAACAGGGCAGCCAGTGGCTGGCACAGCGCTTGTGTGCAGGGCAGAGTGTAAGCATGTGAGGGGGGGGGGCAAGCAAAAAATTTCTCTTAAAACGCAAAAAAGCTCTTCTCATTTTTGCCTCTCTCAATATATAGTGAGGCACCTGATTCTAAAGAGGAAATCTTCTTTAAATTGTATGCCGTTTGGATGTTTTAAGGACTGCAAATTTTCTGTGCAAAAAATAAATTATCGAGCTTGACGGCTTGCTATTCATTTG
This window harbors:
- a CDS encoding flagellin is translated as MITINTNISAMTAQRYLGTSSMRSASSLSKLSSGSRVPNAKDDAASLSIGSGLRLDVSALRSAQINAQQANSMLQIADGAYSQISDILVRMKSLTTTAQSDQISNTERGFLDQEYTALRNEIDRIAGTTDFNGIQLLGGSATTGLNSAGTGIDNTTGFVGYTFDDNIVGAGATFEVSFNSANNVLSVLNTGTNEYQSLDVNAVASGETDSYNFDQLGVEITLSDAFDTTADINAGFGGAASAQFDTAAVGGGVAAANLDFQVGINNGDVINISINTGNFSDLIGGGTPTDISTQVNAQAATSEIDTAMDAVNAARAEIGSLQNRLDFASSNLATSIENTEAARSTLMDVDVAAEITRFTSEQVLIQSGVSMLAQANQQPSLLLRLLQ